The proteins below come from a single Plantactinospora sp. KBS50 genomic window:
- a CDS encoding bifunctional adenosylcobinamide kinase/adenosylcobinamide-phosphate guanylyltransferase: protein MSVDGWNTLLVLGGIRSGKSEFAESLLRDAGRVRYVATAADAGPDDPEWTARIAAHRGRRPETWETEEATADPARLIRLIETAGPDETLLVDDLGGWVGVLLDPAHQPADDVATIEELASAIGGSTARLVLVSPEVGLSLVPATPLGRAFTDALGAANQAVAAACDAVVLVVAGQPSWLKPDRGAAAGLVRADGTAVPAASPTGTGAGPTGAAGQSPVAAVPAQSGEPAGDSPDVLTPAVAPPAPSAPPAGPGWAAPTMTLPMLATGLVIQPGMELPLPDEYAGPRAVDRLATLDLPGAGLGNLDRVVGFAAGTQGNPVPEPWAAVRVLLVHGDHDGGAAAGVPAGESGRRAEQARAGEGPLARLAAEADAGLQVIDAPTAAAIEDGPALTEAAVESALRYGWRLAEEAADAGVRLLVLGACGAGTDAAAAAVLAVTAGAEPAAVLGRVVSAGGVVDDAAWMRRCAAVRDALHRTRRSGRGPREILAELAGGDVAIATGILLGATARRLPVLLDGPVGVSAALISRDLAGQARHWCLLPDHGGHPAVRLGADVLGLTPLFDLRLDLGEGSTALAALPLLRSALTLARSLPAHPRLAAEGWGAPDDDRPELAGAGAESGAGAGAESDAGAGAESDAGAGAESGAGDEPATAPPADQEFVEPDAAGPGPVDPARPGTPPTGDASARYGG from the coding sequence ATGTCGGTTGACGGGTGGAACACGCTCCTCGTGCTCGGCGGGATTCGGTCTGGTAAGTCCGAGTTTGCGGAGTCTCTGCTCCGGGACGCGGGTCGGGTCCGGTACGTGGCGACGGCCGCGGACGCCGGTCCGGACGACCCCGAGTGGACCGCGCGGATCGCGGCGCACCGCGGCCGGCGGCCGGAGACCTGGGAGACCGAGGAGGCGACCGCCGACCCGGCCCGGCTGATCCGGCTCATCGAGACCGCCGGACCGGACGAGACCCTGCTGGTGGACGACCTCGGCGGGTGGGTGGGCGTGCTGCTCGATCCCGCCCACCAGCCCGCCGACGACGTGGCCACCATCGAGGAGCTGGCCTCGGCGATCGGCGGTTCCACGGCCCGACTCGTGCTGGTCAGCCCCGAGGTGGGGCTCTCGCTGGTCCCGGCGACCCCGCTGGGTCGCGCCTTCACCGACGCGCTGGGCGCGGCCAACCAGGCCGTCGCCGCCGCCTGCGACGCGGTGGTGCTGGTGGTGGCCGGCCAGCCCAGCTGGCTGAAGCCGGACCGCGGGGCCGCCGCCGGGCTGGTACGCGCCGACGGCACCGCCGTACCGGCCGCGAGCCCGACGGGTACGGGCGCAGGCCCGACCGGCGCGGCCGGACAGAGCCCGGTCGCGGCCGTGCCGGCCCAGTCCGGCGAGCCGGCCGGCGACTCCCCCGACGTGCTCACCCCGGCGGTGGCCCCGCCGGCACCCAGCGCCCCACCGGCCGGACCGGGCTGGGCGGCGCCGACCATGACGCTGCCCATGCTGGCGACCGGCCTGGTCATCCAGCCCGGGATGGAGCTGCCGCTGCCGGACGAGTACGCCGGGCCACGCGCCGTCGACCGGCTGGCCACCCTGGACCTGCCCGGCGCCGGGCTGGGCAACCTCGACCGGGTGGTCGGGTTCGCCGCCGGCACGCAGGGCAACCCCGTACCGGAACCCTGGGCCGCCGTCCGCGTCCTGCTGGTGCACGGCGACCACGACGGCGGCGCCGCGGCCGGCGTGCCGGCCGGCGAGTCGGGACGCCGTGCCGAGCAGGCCCGGGCCGGCGAGGGTCCGCTGGCCCGGCTGGCCGCCGAGGCGGATGCCGGGCTCCAGGTGATCGACGCGCCCACGGCCGCCGCCATCGAGGACGGGCCGGCGTTGACCGAGGCCGCCGTCGAGTCCGCGCTCCGGTACGGGTGGCGGCTCGCCGAGGAGGCCGCGGATGCCGGCGTACGGCTGCTGGTCCTCGGTGCGTGCGGCGCCGGCACCGACGCGGCGGCCGCCGCGGTGCTCGCCGTCACCGCGGGCGCCGAGCCGGCCGCGGTGCTCGGCCGGGTCGTCTCGGCCGGCGGCGTGGTCGACGACGCCGCCTGGATGCGGCGCTGCGCCGCGGTACGGGACGCCCTGCACCGCACCCGGCGATCGGGCCGGGGGCCGCGGGAGATCCTGGCCGAGCTGGCCGGCGGGGACGTGGCGATCGCCACCGGCATCCTGCTGGGCGCCACCGCCCGGCGGCTGCCGGTGCTGCTCGACGGCCCGGTGGGGGTGTCCGCCGCGCTGATCAGCCGGGACCTGGCCGGGCAGGCCCGGCACTGGTGCCTGCTGCCCGACCACGGCGGCCACCCGGCCGTCCGGCTGGGCGCCGACGTGCTGGGCCTGACCCCGCTGTTCGACCTGCGCCTGGACCTCGGCGAGGGCTCGACCGCGCTGGCCGCGCTGCCGCTGCTGCGGTCCGCGCTGACCCTCGCCCGGTCGCTTCCCGCGCACCCCCGGCTGGCGGCCGAGGGCTGGGGCGCCCCGGACGACGACCGGCCGGAATTGGCCGGCGCCGGGGCCGAGTCCGGCGCCGGGGCCGGGGCCGAGTCTGACGCCGGGGCCGGGGCCGAGTCTGACGCCGGGGCCGGGGCCGAGTCCGGCGCCGGGGATGAGCCGGCCACGGCCCCGCCCGCGGACCAGGAGTTCGTCGAGCCCGACGCGGCCGGTCCCGGCCCGGTGGACCCGGCCCGGCCCGGCACCCCGCCGACCGGGGACGCCTCCGCCCGGTACGGTGGCTGA
- a CDS encoding adenosylcobinamide-GDP ribazoletransferase, giving the protein MADRPLRSGARLALTTFTVLPLPPGPVDRRVAGVAMLLAPAVGALLGAGAAAVLIGSAAAGAPPLVAGALTVAAGAALTRGLHLDGLADTADGLGSYRTGPAALEIMRRPDIGPFGVVALVLVLLIQAGALAALADRPAPAVLAGVVTAVATGRLAAAWGCRRGVPAARPDGLGALVAGTVGGVPLALAALGVAAVALAAVPHRPWQGPLAVLVALVCAAGLLRHLVRRLGGVTGDVLGALLEVASTVVYLGLVLTA; this is encoded by the coding sequence GTGGCTGACCGCCCGCTGCGCTCCGGCGCCCGGCTGGCGCTCACCACCTTCACCGTGCTGCCGCTGCCGCCCGGCCCGGTCGACCGGCGGGTGGCCGGGGTGGCGATGCTGCTGGCGCCCGCGGTGGGCGCGCTGCTCGGTGCGGGCGCCGCGGCGGTGCTCATCGGTTCGGCGGCGGCCGGCGCCCCGCCGCTGGTGGCCGGCGCCCTCACCGTGGCCGCCGGCGCGGCGCTGACCCGCGGTCTGCACCTGGACGGCCTCGCCGACACGGCGGACGGGCTCGGCTCCTACCGCACCGGACCGGCCGCGTTGGAGATCATGCGGCGGCCCGACATCGGACCGTTCGGCGTGGTGGCGCTGGTGCTGGTGCTGCTGATCCAGGCCGGGGCGCTGGCCGCGCTGGCCGACCGGCCGGCCCCGGCCGTCCTTGCCGGAGTGGTGACGGCGGTGGCGACCGGCCGGCTGGCGGCGGCCTGGGGCTGCCGGCGGGGCGTACCGGCGGCCCGTCCGGACGGGCTGGGTGCGCTGGTGGCCGGCACCGTCGGCGGCGTGCCGCTGGCGCTGGCCGCGCTGGGCGTGGCGGCGGTCGCGCTGGCCGCGGTGCCACACCGCCCCTGGCAGGGACCACTCGCCGTACTGGTCGCGCTGGTCTGCGCCGCCGGGCTGCTGCGGCACCTGGTGCGCCGGCTGGGCGGCGTCACCGGGGACGTTCTGGGTGCGCTGCTGGAGGTCGCCTCGACCGTCGTGTACCTCGGTCTGGTGCTGACCGCCTGA
- a CDS encoding DUF2314 domain-containing protein, whose protein sequence is MTITDDFLPVPVPESLTATYLVPVPARPADPAAALAALAPRLAAPIRDLAQQMLAGPLLTVQTRSVDELPHLPPDLLAAFGAADDQLSRLSGATELMVVQAEFRPGWPPAHEWAARAVAAALAEAMGGDVVDVFGFQLLDPAAAVRSLPDEEGRIRLVDWILVPYSDNPDGLWFTTKGLRRFGLLELQAQGVPAALTRAWAAVMTGVARRLLRTWTDKLGDQDLPAFVQLPVMASVTSHDIAVAYGNPERHDGSAPARLRLELDPATDPEAESFLSLLPPEGHPGPAGRYFATVCATLFGSERTEIRHTRTDEAMIRAIATARSGLPGVRERFRSRALPEGTRLMVKYGLPGPDGPEYVWAEVTSWLEPERILGTSASDAANDDAVRAGRPVAVNAVDVVDWALLHGARMVEGGWTQAVLDNG, encoded by the coding sequence ATGACGATTACGGACGATTTCCTGCCGGTCCCGGTGCCCGAGTCGCTGACCGCGACGTACCTGGTCCCGGTGCCGGCCCGGCCGGCCGACCCGGCCGCGGCGCTGGCGGCGCTCGCGCCGCGGCTGGCCGCGCCGATCCGCGACCTGGCCCAGCAGATGCTGGCCGGGCCGCTGCTGACCGTGCAGACCCGGTCGGTGGACGAGTTGCCGCACCTGCCGCCCGACCTGCTGGCGGCCTTCGGCGCGGCGGACGACCAGCTCAGCCGGCTGTCCGGGGCCACCGAGCTGATGGTGGTGCAGGCGGAGTTCCGGCCCGGCTGGCCCCCGGCGCACGAGTGGGCGGCCCGGGCCGTGGCGGCGGCGCTGGCCGAGGCGATGGGCGGCGACGTGGTCGACGTGTTCGGGTTCCAGCTGCTGGACCCGGCCGCGGCCGTGCGGTCGCTGCCGGACGAGGAGGGCCGGATCCGGCTGGTCGACTGGATCCTGGTGCCATATTCGGACAATCCAGACGGGCTGTGGTTCACCACCAAGGGTCTGCGCCGGTTCGGCCTGCTGGAGTTGCAGGCCCAGGGCGTACCGGCCGCGCTCACCCGGGCCTGGGCGGCCGTGATGACAGGGGTGGCCCGGCGGTTGCTGCGCACCTGGACCGACAAGCTCGGCGACCAGGACCTGCCGGCGTTCGTCCAGCTTCCGGTGATGGCGTCGGTGACCAGCCACGACATCGCGGTCGCGTACGGCAACCCGGAACGGCACGACGGCAGCGCACCGGCGCGGCTGCGGCTGGAGCTCGACCCGGCCACCGACCCGGAGGCCGAGTCGTTCCTGTCCCTGCTGCCGCCCGAGGGTCATCCCGGGCCGGCGGGGCGGTACTTCGCCACGGTCTGCGCGACGCTGTTCGGCTCCGAGCGCACCGAGATCCGGCACACCCGCACCGACGAGGCCATGATCCGGGCCATCGCCACGGCCCGGTCCGGGCTGCCGGGGGTACGCGAGCGGTTCCGCAGCCGCGCGCTTCCCGAGGGCACCCGGCTGATGGTCAAGTACGGCCTGCCCGGCCCGGACGGACCCGAGTACGTCTGGGCCGAGGTGACCTCCTGGCTGGAGCCGGAACGGATCCTCGGCACCAGTGCCAGCGACGCGGCCAACGACGACGCGGTACGCGCCGGCCGGCCGGTGGCGGTGAACGCGGTGGACGTCGTGGACTGGGCGCTGCTGCACGGCGCCCGGATGGTCGAGGGTGGCTGGACCCAGGCCGTCCTCGACAACGGCTGA
- the gcvT gene encoding glycine cleavage system aminomethyltransferase GcvT: MTDARSPLHERHVDLGAKFAPFGGWTMPLEYAGGGVLREHAAVRTEVGVFDVSHLGKIRVSGAGAAGFVNACLSNDLRRIGPGQAQYTLCCDAGTGGVIDDIIAYLYGDDHVFLIPNAANTAEVARRLRAAAPDGITIADEHAGHAVLAVQGPRSAALLDRLGLPTGHGYMSFSPATLAGAELVVCRTGYTGEHGYELVVPAADALGVWDALMKAGTEFGLRPCGLGARDTLRTEMGYPLHGQDLSPEITPVQARSGWAVGWDKPAFWGRDALLAEKAAGPRRTLRGLEAVDRAIPRPGMAVLSGGVEVGRITSGTFSPTRKVGIALALLETAAGLAEGDQVEVDVRGRRCAMRVVRPPFVRPSVR; this comes from the coding sequence ATGACGGACGCGCGATCACCGCTGCACGAGCGGCACGTCGACCTCGGCGCCAAGTTCGCCCCCTTCGGCGGCTGGACCATGCCGCTGGAGTACGCCGGCGGCGGGGTGCTCAGGGAACACGCGGCGGTGCGCACCGAGGTGGGCGTCTTCGACGTGTCCCACCTGGGCAAGATCCGGGTCAGCGGCGCCGGCGCGGCCGGGTTCGTGAACGCCTGCCTCAGCAACGACCTGCGCCGGATCGGCCCCGGCCAGGCCCAGTACACGCTCTGCTGCGACGCCGGAACCGGCGGGGTGATCGACGACATCATCGCCTACCTGTACGGCGACGACCACGTCTTCCTGATCCCGAACGCGGCCAACACGGCCGAGGTGGCCCGGCGGCTGCGGGCCGCGGCGCCGGACGGGATCACCATCGCCGACGAGCACGCCGGGCACGCGGTGCTGGCGGTGCAGGGACCCCGGTCGGCGGCGCTGCTGGACCGGCTGGGGCTGCCCACCGGACACGGCTACATGAGCTTCTCCCCGGCCACCCTGGCCGGGGCCGAGCTGGTGGTCTGCCGCACCGGGTACACCGGGGAACACGGCTACGAGCTGGTCGTGCCGGCGGCGGACGCGCTCGGGGTCTGGGACGCGCTGATGAAGGCCGGTACGGAGTTCGGGCTGCGCCCGTGCGGGCTGGGCGCGCGGGACACCCTGCGTACCGAGATGGGCTACCCGCTGCACGGCCAGGACCTCTCGCCGGAGATCACCCCGGTGCAGGCCCGGTCGGGCTGGGCGGTCGGCTGGGACAAGCCGGCCTTCTGGGGTCGGGACGCGCTGCTGGCGGAGAAGGCCGCCGGCCCGCGCCGGACGCTGCGCGGGCTGGAGGCGGTGGACCGGGCCATCCCGCGACCCGGCATGGCGGTGCTGTCCGGCGGCGTCGAGGTCGGGCGGATCACCAGCGGTACGTTCTCGCCGACCCGGAAGGTGGGCATCGCGCTGGCGCTGCTGGAGACGGCGGCCGGGCTGGCCGAGGGCGACCAGGTCGAGGTGGACGTGCGGGGTCGCCGGTGCGCGATGCGGGTGGTCCGGCCGCCGTTCGTTCGGCCGTCGGTTCGCTGA
- a CDS encoding leucyl aminopeptidase, which yields MTPPSPNLSLVDTDPAELAVDAVVIGVHSQPEPPADAAGPAATLLLATGAEAVAAAFDGRLTETLALLGATGAPGEVIKLATLGTVTAPVVVAVGLGPEPSGAAPAPETLRRAAGAAIRALAGAQRVALALPVPDDTDATAVLRALAEGALLGGYRFAGYKTRPQPARREPVAEVAICVPDAADPAAGAEVLRARAVTRAVRLTRDWVNTAPNELRPPAFADAVTEAARAAGLTVEVLDEKALAEGGYGGILAVGQGSTAPPRLVKLSYRPADGGSGKQVALVGKGITFDSGGVSIKPAQGMWEMKSDMAGAAAVGGAMLAIAELAPSVAVDGYLSMAENMPSGGSYRPGDVITMYGGKRVEVLNTDAEGRMVLADAIVRACEDGCDYLLETSTLTGGQVISLGKRVAGVMGTAELCERVRTAGDAVGEPAWPMPLPDDVRKGMDSDIADISQVNAGMDRAGHMLQGGTFLREFVADGVPWAHIDVAGPAYHSGEPTGHWTKGGTGVPVRTLVELVEDIAANG from the coding sequence GTGACCCCGCCCAGCCCCAACCTCAGCCTGGTCGACACAGATCCCGCAGAACTCGCCGTCGACGCCGTCGTCATCGGCGTACACAGTCAGCCGGAGCCGCCGGCGGACGCCGCCGGTCCGGCCGCGACGCTGCTGCTGGCCACCGGCGCCGAGGCCGTGGCCGCCGCCTTCGACGGCAGGCTGACCGAGACGCTGGCGCTGCTCGGCGCGACCGGCGCGCCCGGCGAGGTGATCAAGCTGGCGACGCTGGGCACGGTGACCGCGCCGGTGGTCGTCGCCGTCGGCCTCGGGCCGGAGCCGAGCGGTGCCGCTCCGGCGCCGGAGACGCTGCGCCGGGCCGCCGGGGCGGCGATCCGGGCGCTGGCCGGGGCGCAGCGGGTGGCGCTGGCCCTGCCGGTGCCGGACGACACCGACGCCACGGCGGTGCTGCGGGCGCTGGCCGAGGGGGCGCTGCTGGGCGGCTACCGGTTCGCCGGCTACAAGACCCGGCCGCAGCCGGCCCGCCGGGAGCCGGTGGCCGAGGTCGCGATCTGCGTGCCGGACGCCGCGGACCCGGCGGCCGGCGCCGAGGTGCTCCGGGCCCGGGCGGTGACCCGGGCGGTGCGGCTGACCCGGGACTGGGTGAACACGGCCCCCAACGAGCTGCGCCCGCCGGCGTTCGCCGACGCGGTCACCGAGGCGGCCCGGGCCGCCGGCCTCACCGTCGAGGTGCTGGACGAGAAGGCCCTGGCCGAGGGCGGGTACGGCGGCATCCTGGCCGTCGGGCAGGGTTCCACGGCCCCGCCCCGGCTGGTGAAGCTGTCGTACCGGCCGGCCGACGGCGGCAGCGGCAAGCAGGTCGCGCTGGTGGGCAAGGGCATCACCTTCGACTCCGGCGGCGTCTCCATCAAGCCGGCGCAGGGCATGTGGGAGATGAAGTCCGACATGGCCGGCGCGGCCGCGGTGGGTGGCGCGATGCTGGCCATCGCCGAGCTGGCGCCGTCGGTGGCGGTGGACGGCTACCTGTCGATGGCCGAGAACATGCCCTCGGGCGGTTCCTACCGGCCGGGTGACGTGATCACCATGTACGGCGGGAAGCGGGTCGAGGTGCTCAACACCGACGCCGAGGGCCGGATGGTGCTGGCCGACGCGATCGTGCGGGCCTGCGAGGACGGCTGCGACTACCTGCTGGAGACCTCGACGCTGACCGGCGGTCAGGTGATCTCGCTGGGCAAGCGGGTGGCCGGGGTGATGGGCACCGCCGAGCTGTGCGAGCGGGTCCGTACCGCGGGCGACGCCGTCGGGGAGCCGGCCTGGCCGATGCCGCTGCCCGACGACGTCCGCAAGGGGATGGACTCGGACATCGCCGACATCTCACAGGTGAACGCCGGGATGGACCGGGCCGGGCACATGTTGCAGGGCGGGACCTTCCTGCGGGAGTTCGTGGCCGACGGGGTGCCGTGGGCGCACATCGACGTGGCGGGTCCGGCGTACCACAGCGGCGAGCCGACCGGCCACTGGACCAAGGGCGGCACCGGGGTGCCGGTGCGGACCCTGGTGGAGCTGGTCGAGGACATCGCCGCAAACGGCTGA
- the sucB gene encoding 2-oxoglutarate dehydrogenase, E2 component, dihydrolipoamide succinyltransferase, which yields MPVSVTMPRLGESVTEGTITRWLKQEGDRVEVDEPLLEVSTDKVDTEIPSPAAGVLSRIVVSEDETAEVGSELAVIAGEDEAGGDAAGGGQDGGAQQPEPEPEPEQPAAAAAPEPQAAADDAPAPQAGAEPGGPTGGDAGGQRTSVTLPALGESVTEGTVTRWLKQVGDTVEADEPLLEVSTDKVDTEIPSPAAGTLLEIKVNEDETADVGAELAVIGAAGSAPAAAPSTEQPTPERGTEPPTATPKQEAPKQEAAGGQPVAEPTPGSSYSEPAPQTETAQQPVRTEQAAQPPAPSAGAERPAPANGDVDGSGYVTPLVRKLAGEHGVDLSRLTGTGVGGRIRKQDVLAAAEQAKAAAAKPAPQPAAAAPAGGARAGAPAAPAARPQPSPKRGSTEKMPRIRATIAKRMQQSLHEMAQLTTVIEVDVTRIAKLRAQAKDAFLQRHGVKLSFLPFFAVAAVEALQTYPVVNASMDLDAGTITYPGAEHLGIAVDTERGLMVPVIHDAGDLNLGGVAKRIADLADRTRTNKISPDELAGATFTLTNTGSRGALFDTPIVPSPQSAMLGTGAVVKRPVVVNDPDLGEVVAVRSMVYLALSYDHRLIDGADAARFLVAVKERLEAGNFEAELGLA from the coding sequence ATGCCGGTATCGGTCACCATGCCCCGGCTGGGTGAGAGCGTGACGGAGGGGACCATCACGCGCTGGCTCAAGCAGGAGGGCGACCGGGTCGAGGTCGACGAGCCGCTGCTCGAGGTCTCGACCGACAAGGTCGACACGGAGATCCCCTCCCCGGCGGCCGGCGTGCTCAGCCGGATCGTGGTGAGCGAGGACGAGACCGCCGAGGTGGGCAGCGAACTCGCGGTGATCGCCGGCGAGGACGAGGCCGGCGGCGACGCGGCCGGCGGTGGCCAGGACGGCGGCGCACAGCAGCCGGAGCCGGAGCCGGAGCCGGAGCAGCCGGCCGCGGCGGCCGCACCGGAGCCGCAGGCCGCGGCCGATGACGCCCCGGCGCCGCAGGCCGGCGCCGAGCCGGGCGGTCCCACCGGCGGCGACGCCGGCGGCCAGCGGACCTCGGTCACGCTGCCGGCGCTGGGCGAGAGCGTGACCGAGGGTACGGTCACCCGCTGGCTCAAGCAGGTCGGCGACACCGTGGAGGCGGACGAACCGCTGCTGGAGGTCTCCACCGACAAGGTCGACACCGAGATTCCCTCCCCGGCGGCCGGCACGCTGCTGGAGATCAAGGTCAACGAGGACGAGACCGCGGACGTCGGCGCCGAACTGGCCGTGATCGGCGCGGCCGGCAGCGCGCCGGCGGCCGCCCCGTCGACCGAGCAGCCCACCCCGGAGCGGGGCACCGAGCCGCCGACGGCGACCCCGAAGCAGGAGGCGCCGAAGCAGGAGGCCGCCGGTGGTCAGCCGGTGGCGGAGCCGACGCCGGGATCGTCGTACTCGGAGCCGGCACCGCAGACCGAGACCGCCCAGCAGCCGGTCCGGACCGAGCAGGCGGCCCAGCCGCCGGCGCCGAGCGCGGGCGCCGAACGTCCGGCCCCGGCGAACGGCGACGTGGACGGCTCCGGCTACGTCACGCCGCTGGTCCGCAAGCTGGCCGGCGAGCACGGGGTGGACCTGAGCCGGCTCACCGGCACCGGGGTGGGTGGCCGGATCCGCAAGCAGGACGTGCTGGCCGCGGCCGAGCAGGCCAAGGCCGCGGCGGCCAAGCCTGCACCGCAGCCGGCGGCGGCCGCTCCGGCCGGCGGCGCACGGGCCGGCGCACCGGCCGCGCCGGCGGCCCGGCCGCAGCCCAGCCCGAAGCGCGGCAGCACCGAGAAGATGCCGCGGATCCGGGCCACCATCGCCAAGCGGATGCAGCAGTCGCTGCACGAGATGGCCCAGTTGACCACCGTGATCGAGGTGGACGTCACCCGGATCGCCAAGCTGCGGGCGCAGGCCAAGGACGCGTTCCTGCAGCGGCACGGGGTGAAGCTGTCGTTCCTGCCGTTCTTCGCCGTGGCCGCGGTCGAGGCGTTGCAGACCTACCCGGTGGTCAACGCGAGCATGGACCTCGACGCCGGCACGATCACCTACCCGGGCGCCGAGCACCTGGGCATCGCGGTGGACACCGAGCGCGGCCTCATGGTGCCGGTGATCCACGACGCCGGTGACCTCAACCTGGGCGGCGTCGCCAAGCGGATCGCCGACCTGGCCGACCGCACCCGGACCAACAAGATCAGCCCGGACGAGCTGGCCGGGGCGACGTTCACGCTGACCAACACCGGCAGCCGGGGCGCCCTGTTCGACACCCCGATCGTGCCGTCGCCGCAGTCGGCGATGCTCGGCACGGGCGCGGTCGTCAAGCGGCCGGTCGTGGTCAACGACCCCGATCTCGGCGAGGTCGTCGCGGTCCGCTCGATGGTCTACCTGGCCCTGTCCTACGACCACCGGCTGATCGACGGCGCGGACGCCGCCCGGTTCCTGGTGGCCGTCAAGGAGCGGCTGGAGGCCGGCAACTTCGAGGCGGAGCTGGGCCTGGCCTGA
- a CDS encoding helix-turn-helix transcriptional regulator — translation MNSVLRAALAEAGETAESLAERVGVDPKTVARWVTPGRIPHARHRFAAAEALGQDVADLWPDVLVYRTPTWLREWVEWEREATALRWFELAWVPGLLQTEAYARATLAGELLTDVETDQRVASRLSRQAILRRERPPLLVAVIDEAALRRPVINNRAIMTEQFSYLAECAELPSVQIHVVPTSVGMYPGLGGPFIVAELPDGKRVAHVDGQVEARIVEQTAEVVTLDHRWERIRGEALSRQQSLDLIKEAVSSWT, via the coding sequence ATGAACAGCGTGCTGCGGGCGGCGCTGGCCGAGGCCGGAGAAACAGCGGAGTCCCTTGCCGAACGGGTGGGCGTGGATCCGAAGACGGTGGCCCGCTGGGTCACGCCCGGCCGGATCCCGCATGCCCGCCATCGGTTCGCCGCCGCGGAGGCGCTCGGTCAGGACGTGGCGGACCTTTGGCCGGACGTCCTCGTCTACCGCACGCCCACCTGGCTCCGAGAGTGGGTCGAGTGGGAGCGGGAGGCGACCGCGCTGCGCTGGTTCGAACTGGCATGGGTGCCGGGCCTGTTGCAGACCGAGGCGTACGCCCGGGCGACACTGGCCGGCGAGTTGCTGACTGACGTGGAGACGGACCAGCGAGTTGCTTCCCGGCTCTCCCGTCAAGCCATCCTGCGCCGGGAGCGTCCTCCGCTGCTCGTCGCGGTGATCGATGAAGCGGCGCTGCGACGCCCCGTCATCAACAACCGAGCCATCATGACGGAGCAGTTCAGCTACCTTGCCGAGTGCGCCGAACTGCCCTCGGTGCAGATCCACGTGGTGCCGACAAGCGTGGGCATGTATCCCGGTCTTGGTGGTCCGTTCATCGTCGCCGAGTTGCCGGACGGCAAACGGGTGGCGCATGTGGACGGCCAGGTCGAGGCTCGGATCGTCGAGCAGACCGCGGAAGTTGTTACCCTTGACCATCGATGGGAACGGATCCGCGGTGAGGCCCTGTCGCGGCAGCAGTCCCTCGATTTGATCAAGGAAGCGGTATCATCATGGACGTGA
- a CDS encoding DUF397 domain-containing protein, which yields MDVMKANWRKSTRSGNNGGSCVEVADNLPGVVLVRDTKDRDGGTLTIAPAQWQRFVDLAKQIGPLA from the coding sequence ATGGACGTGATGAAGGCCAACTGGCGCAAGAGCACCCGCAGCGGCAACAACGGTGGATCATGCGTCGAGGTCGCCGACAACCTCCCCGGCGTCGTGCTGGTCCGCGACACCAAGGACCGCGACGGCGGCACCCTGACCATCGCCCCGGCACAGTGGCAGCGCTTCGTCGACCTCGCGAAGCAGATCGGCCCGCTCGCCTGA
- a CDS encoding SRPBCC family protein — translation MAGPGQDTRTGPATADREIVIMRTIEAPRELVFEAFTEVRHLSRWWGPDGFSTTTRSFEFRAGGIWDFVMHGPDGTDYSEWITWTEIVPPERIALLHGESRDDPNAFESILAFTPDGGATRIEMRTVFPSRELRDEAVEKYHAIEGGQQTLGNLAAYVAERLRDPNIDTTSA, via the coding sequence ATGGCAGGACCGGGGCAGGACACCCGGACCGGGCCGGCGACGGCCGACCGGGAGATCGTGATCATGCGGACCATCGAGGCGCCGCGAGAGCTGGTGTTCGAGGCGTTCACCGAGGTCCGGCACCTGTCGCGGTGGTGGGGTCCGGACGGGTTCAGCACCACGACGCGGTCCTTCGAGTTCCGCGCGGGCGGAATCTGGGACTTCGTGATGCACGGGCCGGACGGGACCGACTACTCCGAATGGATCACCTGGACCGAGATCGTCCCACCGGAGCGGATCGCGCTGTTGCACGGCGAGTCCCGTGACGACCCGAACGCCTTCGAGTCGATCCTTGCCTTCACGCCCGACGGCGGGGCGACCCGGATCGAGATGCGCACGGTCTTTCCCAGCAGGGAGTTGCGCGACGAGGCGGTCGAGAAGTACCACGCGATCGAGGGCGGCCAGCAGACCCTGGGCAACCTGGCGGCCTACGTCGCCGAGCGGCTTCGGGACCCCAACATCGACACGACTTCGGCGTAG
- a CDS encoding helix-turn-helix transcriptional regulator produces MARAATTSDAFNAIAEPQRRDILALLQAGERPVADLAQTLGMSQPQASKHLRVLREVGLVRVRGVGKQRLYGLDARGLRPIHEWVGGFERFWNESFDRLDAYVQDLKQTRQEE; encoded by the coding sequence GTGGCACGAGCAGCGACGACCTCGGACGCGTTCAACGCGATCGCCGAGCCGCAGCGGCGGGACATCCTGGCGCTGCTACAAGCGGGGGAGCGGCCGGTCGCCGACCTGGCCCAGACGCTGGGGATGAGCCAGCCGCAGGCCTCCAAGCATCTGCGGGTGCTCCGGGAGGTGGGGCTGGTGCGGGTCCGCGGGGTGGGCAAGCAGCGCCTCTACGGCCTGGACGCGCGCGGGCTGCGGCCGATCCACGAGTGGGTCGGCGGATTCGAACGGTTCTGGAACGAGAGCTTCGACCGGCTCGACGCGTACGTGCAGGACCTCAAACAGACACGGCAGGAGGAATGA